Proteins from a genomic interval of Diospyros lotus cultivar Yz01 chromosome 6, ASM1463336v1, whole genome shotgun sequence:
- the LOC127804502 gene encoding uncharacterized protein LOC127804502: MVGQDVCYMCGQAGHMKKDYLRNQTALPAPLAQEVTCFKCGQRGHKENVCTRPPQYGGQRAGGQGPRGNQRPPARGPVAVQAPTPLLPAAQHPPMAERPHVQGRVYALTSAEAEQGSGTIQGILSLYDHDVRVLFDTGATHSFLAPHAMCYIPHSWIALPYHLIVSTPGDRVMVGREKFENCEIGVHDRKLLGDLIILDISDFDLILGMDWLSRHYAKVDCRKKTISFEIPLQPVLIYRGVKPVSTIPMISVMKVEKLLRDGCEAYLAFVTTDEWSKKDLTKVPVARDFADVFPLEIRNGNISM, translated from the coding sequence ATGGTTGGACAGGACGTATGTTATATGTGTGGACAGGCTGGCCATATGAAGAAGGATTATCTGAGGAATCAGACAGCGCTTCCAGCACCCCTAGCTCAGGAGGTAACTTGCTTCAAGTGTGGACAGCGAGGGCACAAGGAAAATGTTTGCACACGTCCACCGCAGTACGGAGGACAGAGGGCAGGAGGTCAGGGCCCGAGGGGTAATCAAAGGCCACCAGCTAGGGGACCAGTGGCAGTCCAGGCACCCACACCACTTCTACCAGCAGCTCAGCACCCACCTATGGCAGAGAGACCCCATGTTCAGGGTAGAGTATATGCTCTCACATCAGCTGAGGCCGAGCAGGGTAGTGGGACgatccaaggtattctatctCTCTATGATCATGATGTTCGAGTGCTTTTTGATACAGGAGCTACACATTCTTTTCTTGCACCGCATGCTATGTGTTATATTCCACATTCTTGGATCGCGTTGCCATATCATTTGATTGTGTCTACCCCTGGGGATAGAGTCATGGTGGGGCGggagaaatttgaaaattgtgaGATAGGAGTGCATGATAGGAAGTTATTGGGTGATTTGATCATTCTTGATATTAGTGactttgatttgatccttggtaTGGATTGGTTATCTCGACATTATGCTAAAGTTGACTGTCGTAAGAAGACTATTTCTTTCGAGATACCTCTACAGCCGGTCCTTATATATAGAGGCGTCAAGCCTGTATCTACAATACCCATGATCTCTgtgatgaaagtagagaagctaTTACGGGATGGTTGTGAGGCCTACCTAGCTTTTGTGACTACTGATGAATGGAGCAAGAAGGATTTGACCAAGGTGCCAGTAGCTCGAGATTTTGCCGATGTCTTTCCTTTGGAGATTCGGAATGGAAATATTAGCATGTAA